aagtctcatgattggaaggccattgtgtctgaatatgagactggaagatcagacatggaagtggcatgcaagattaggacacataagctttagaactttaaaggcaatgtctcagaacaagatggttcgagggctatcacagataaacgatgaatcaaggatctgtgaatcatgtttagctgggaaacaaacgcgtcaaggttttccaaaagcaacaacattcagagcctcaaagccattagagcttcttcatactgatttatgtggtcctattacaccacaacaaaacggaatggtggagaggagaaattgatgtaatcctaagggaattagaagtcatctatttctaagaaaaggaaagacatgtaataaggtaataggactaggaaaaggaattcatagttctatatatatatgtgatcaccaaagttgtggttgatcatatgagcaagattagagcttgtgtttagttttgagagatttttctatacatcaataaagagagttatctttatataagctaagtttcatcttgcagctgcCATTAGTTATAGGGCTGCAGATTGTCACACCAGCTAGCCCTGACGAAGGTTATGCTAAAGTGAGAGTTCTTGATATTAATCACCCTGACATTAAAGCGGccaagttatctcttggagttcttgGTGTTATTTCACAGGTAATTTCAGTTCCGATTTAAGAACGCTCCTATGTCCATTCTTTTTTTCTTACACCTCATTTCATCCATCCTTTTGTAACTTGGCTAGCAGTTTTGTGATTGATGTGGATGTTGACATTTGTTTATCAGATAACTCTTAAACTCCAGCCACTTTTCAAACGTTCCATAACAGTTGTTAGAGAAAACGACACCGATTTAGCGACTCGGGCAACTACCTTCGGTAGAGAGTATGAATTTGCAGACATAACTTGGTATCCTTATCAACGTAGAGCACTTTATCGACTTGATGGCAGAGTGTCGTCGAATATATCCGGAAATGGTCTCTATGACTTTGCAGGTTTTCGTTCTACATTAACACTAGCTTTGGCAGTTGTAAGATCTTCAGGTACACAGATCATCCGTTTCTAATAGTTATATAAGTGTTGTCGATTATCCCTCTGTCTAATTTTACTAAACTAGTATGTCGTTGCTTTTTGGCTAATTAAATAGAGGAGATTCAAGAAGCCACAGGTGATGCGAATGGAAAATGCATCAGCGCAAGGGTAACCACATTTGCATTAAGGATTAGCGGATTCGGGTTCTCAAATGATGGTAATTTGTTTACAGGTTACCCGATAGTAGGATTCCAAAATCGCTTACAAGCCTCAGGAAGCTGTATAGATGGCTCCCCGGATGCTCTAATCACATCTTGTCCATGGGATCCCAGAATTAAAGGCCAATTTTATCACCAAACTACTCTCAATCTACCATTATCAAAAGTGAAGAACTTCATCGAGGACGTGCAAACACTACGGGATTTAATACCCGAAGCTTTTTGTGGCTTAGAGCTTTCAAGTGGAATCTGGAAGAGATACATAAAAGGTTCAAATGTTTACTTAGGCACGGACGAAGATTCCATGGATTTCGACTTTACTTATTATAGAAGTAAAGACGGCTCAACGCCTAGACTTTTTGAGGACATATTGGAAGAAATAGAACAGATTGCAGTTTGTAAGTATGGAGGGATACCGCACTGGGGTAAAGAATCGCAACGTTGGGTTTATTGGCGCAATCAATAAGTATAAACAGGCCGGAGAGTTTTTGAAAGTGAAACAAAGTTATGATCCTTCTGGAGTGTTTTCAAGTAAATGGACTAACCAAATCCTTGGTTTAGATCAAAGTGGTGTGACCATTGTTAAGGATGGTTGTGCCCTGGAAGGACTTTGTATCTGCTCTGAAGATATTCACTGTGCACCGCAAAAGGGGTACGTTTGTCGACCGGGTCGGCTCTTTACAAGTGCTAGAGTTTGTACAAATATAAGTAGAGTTGCTACGGATATAACTCCAGACATGTAAATTAGAGTGTGTATGTAATAATATCTTTGAACTTCTACCATTTTGTGTATTCTTTCAGTTTTTAATCAAATTGTACTTGTTTgacaaatgaaaaagaaatattttctacCAAATTTTATTTACCGCAAATctatattttaagttcattaatGAACGTATTTAGACAAATCCTCTTCCTCTTCCAAACCATGAAATATGTGATGGGTTTCAACTCGAGTAAGGTGCAACAGAAGCGACACCGAAAGTGAAAACTTCGTCTATTGATGTATTTCTATTTACTCCCACAAACTAGTTCCATTTTAGCAGCATAACTCTTCTCATTATCCATATCAGAATCATCAGCAAAATCTTTCTTTCTAGCCACCACAGTCTCACTTTGCGCAATCTGGAAAGGAATTTCACCTTCCTCCAAAAATCATAGGAGTTAATGGCAATTTTCGGTTCCTCGGTGAATCCAGAGTTTTGATATTATGAATAAAGGGTTGCTACCAACTCACTAGGATTCATGAGAAATGCTCGGTCAACTAACTAATGGTTGACTTGGGACCCTGCCCTGGTCAAGGTTAACCCCTTATTTGGGTCCGGATCGTCTGTTGCCAACACCCTCTGTTCCTCTGTTGCATCCACTCAATAACTGGCACGTTTCCCTATTGTAACTGCCACTCTTTCACAGTTtccgaaggaaaagaaaaagtctACCGATATAGCTAAAAGTAGGTTAACTTTACCTTTAAAAAAACATGGCCTTGAATATATCTCATGGCGTCGGTGATTCCAAGTAAGCCATTAAAAGAGAGTTTGGGTTCAGAATGGGTTTGTAAGTGATGGATCTTTCCTTTTTTGCATGAATTTAGTTTATAATTCAACTTTTACAGCAGCAATCACCTGTTGGTTTGAGGAAGATTTCTGAATTTTCGTAATCGGATTGTTTGAGTTTTATCTGGTATGGATGCTGCCAGTGCTTTAGATACGGATGGAGAATGCCCACACAAGCTGCTTCAGCTATTTCCCGTTAGCTATCTGAATTTACAGGATCTTCATATAGATCAGCCGGCATCGAGGGAACGGATCACAGACGATGCTCTTCTAAATCTAGCTAACAGAGCTCAAGGAAACTTGAGAACTTTGAGTCTGGTCAAGTGTTCTAGGATAACAGATGATGGTCTTAAACGTGTGCTCGAAAGAAATCCAGGATTAATCAAGTTGAATATTCCAGGATGCACCGGATTAACTGTTGAGGGGGTCCTGAAATGCTTGAAGAATCTCAAGACTAGAAATACACCATCAGGTGGGATTAAGCAGCTAAGAGTTGGCGAACGTTATGATGTGCAAGAGATACACTTCGAAGAGTTGAAGTCCTTAATCGGTGAGGATAATTGCACACAGAGGTCTAATGTTATAAAGCCGAGGTTCTATGGGCAGCGGTACTTCCAGCCTTGCGGTGATGATGATTGTGCCATGGATATTGAGGTTTGCCCGAGATGTCAGTTCTTCCGGATGGTTTATGATTGTCCAGCAGAGAGTTGCCAAGGTAAAAAGTTGGAACCTCAGTCCTGCAAGGCATGTAGATTTTGCATTTCACGGTGTCATCAATGTGGCCGGTGCATCAATGATGTCGAACTTGAGGAAACCTTTCGTTTAGAGCCTGTTTGCTCAGATTGCCGGAATCAGGTGAAGGTTTGAGACATCCTCATCTATCCAGTAGTAGTTGTTTGCTTTTCTTTTGATAAAATTTACTGGTATCTACAATGTAGTGtgtcattaagattaaagatccTAATTTAACTGGGATCCCGTCAGTTGAACTTTATAGAACTTGAGATGTGCAATCAAGACAGTTACAACAATATCCAACAATACATACATGATAATTCTATGCGCAGATTATTTGAGACATGAATAACCACTGAATGTTTCCCTGTTGTGAGACCACAGTATAAGAAATTGTTTGATTGCCACTATAAGATCTTTTCTCCTTTTAATTTTGCAGCCATGAGCTAAAACATTGTGAACCCAGATGCTGGATAAGGTAGCATAGAGAATATCCTTCTGATTTTCCCCCTTGAATCAATAATAAACCAGGTCATTAGCTGCTCTTCCGGGTCCTTAGCTATCACCATTCTTAAGCGACGGCCAGAAATAGACCAAATATGCCACACAAAGTCGCAATGAATGACGCAAA
Above is a window of Papaver somniferum cultivar HN1 unplaced genomic scaffold, ASM357369v1 unplaced-scaffold_15988, whole genome shotgun sequence DNA encoding:
- the LOC113337314 gene encoding F-box protein SKIP14-like codes for the protein MDAASALDTDGECPHKLLQLFPVSYLNLQDLHIDQPASRERITDDALLNLANRAQGNLRTLSLVKCSRITDDGLKRVLERNPGLIKLNIPGCTGLTVEGVLKCLKNLKTRNTPSGGIKQLRVGERYDVQEIHFEELKSLIGEDNCTQRSNVIKPRFYGQRYFQPCGDDDCAMDIEVCPRCQFFRMVYDCPAESCQGKKLEPQSCKACRFCISRCHQCGRCINDVELEETFRLEPVCSDCRNQCVIKIKDPNLTGIPSVELYRT